The proteins below come from a single Alligator mississippiensis isolate rAllMis1 chromosome 2, rAllMis1, whole genome shotgun sequence genomic window:
- the LOC106738964 gene encoding avidin-like — translation MDSVHREPEPTAGPTVLTCLLPTDSTTVFVGQCFVDKSREESLHTMWLLREEVKAEKDDWKATRLHLRLYWECRPPPTPSHQPGLCTGSTSGCQLRIQHGEQQCYLALWAWAVHLSKL, via the exons ATGGATAGTGTGCATAGGGAGccagagcccacagcagggcCCACAGTGCTCACATGCCTACTGCCCACAGACTCGACCACCGTCTTTGTGGGCCAGTGCTTCGTGGACAAGAGCAGGGAGGAATCGCTGCACACCATGTGGCTGCTGAGGGAGGAAGTCAAAGCCGAGAAGGACGACTGGAAAGCAACCAG ACTCCACCTTCGCCTGTACTGGGAGTGCAGACCCCCTCCAACGCCATCCcatcagcctgggctctgcactgGCTCCACGTCTGGCTGCCAGCTGCGCATTCAGCATGGTGAGCAACAGTGCTACCttgcactgtgggcttgggcagtGCACCTGTCCAAGCTTTAG